One genomic segment of Pseudorasbora parva isolate DD20220531a chromosome 6, ASM2467924v1, whole genome shotgun sequence includes these proteins:
- the csrnp2 gene encoding cysteine/serine-rich nuclear protein 2 — translation METVSSRGLKRRFEEVDSGSPCSTPKDSDDDISSSDSADSCDSLNAPSSSLTPPSILRRHKVSLGRKQVRFDAVTVYYFSRRQGFTSVPSQGGSSLGMARHHCAIRHYTLGEFAREQESSHKHVLRQHLRQEKLNARKLKLTRNGTVDCPEAELLTLDDISDEDLDVESVEVDDCFFLQPLPTKRRRALLRASGIARIDAREKAELRTIRLSREECGCDCRFYCDPRHCGCSQAGIKCQVDRMSFPCGCTRDGCGNTAGRIEFNPLRVRTHYLHTIMKLDLEKRILLGVRSGEDCGEETELVSSPSLSLSPLDSDVEVESQSVQELQVEQCDSLERENETAVLHLQSAEERERRLEQEEQQVEEEQNADPTLCLLQGALSSQAGMEGMEGVEGVLLEGPFPEGATLLCITENHPDEQTQQRLLKDPSSVLYYQVGHVETAAFETLPAQVEETVSEEDDPETESDRQKQEPCGQDSAKSLSVEVPPPFEDGGEEQLCPEQASNDGGCLETCLALDEKAVQLPPEV, via the exons ATGGAGACAGTGTCATCTCGCGGCCTGAAGCGCAGATTTGAGGAGGTGGACAGCGGCTCGCCGTGTTCCACACCCAAAGATTCAGATGATGACATCTCCAGCAGTGACAGCGCTGATAGCTGCGACAGTCTCAATGCTCCCTCCAGCTCTCTAACAC CCCCCTCCATTCTCAGAAGACACAAAGTGTCTTTAGGTCGTAAGCAGGTACGCTTTGACGCGGTTACAGTCTACTACTTCTCCAGGAGGCAGGGCTTCACTAGTGTGCCCAGTCAGGGTGGCAGCTCCCTGGGCATGGCACGCCATCACTGCGCTATACGACATTACACCCTTGGCGAGTTTGCACGAGAACAAGAGAGCAGCCACAAACATGTGCTGCGTCAACATCTACGCCAAGAAAAGCTCAATGCTCGCAAGTTGAAG CTGACACGGAATGGAACTGTAGATTGTCCCGAAGCGGAGTTGCTTACCCTGGATGACATATCCGATGAGGATCTGGATGTTGAGAGCGTGGAGGTGGACGATTGCTTCTTCCTGCAGCCTCTTCCTACCAAGCGCCGCCGGGCACTACTGAGGGCCTCCGGCATTGCCCGTATAGATGCCAGAGAAAAGGCTGAGCTACGTACCATACGTTTGTCCCGGGAAGAGTGTGGCTGTGACTGCCGCTTCTACTGTGACCCTCGGCACTGCGGCTGCAGCCAGGCTGGAATTAAGTGTCAG GTGGATCGGATGTCCTTCCCATGTGGATGCACCCGTGATGGTTGTGGTAACACCGCTGGCCGCATTGAGTTCAACCCTCTTCGTGTGCGTACCCATTATCTCCACACTATTATGAAACTTGACCTGGAAAAGAGAATCCTGTTGGGTGTTAGGTCTGGAGAGGACTGTGGGGAAGAGACAGAGTTAGTCTCCTCGCCATCTCTGTCTCTTTCTCCTTTGGACTCGGATGTGGAAGTGGAAAGCCAAAGTGTTCAGGAGCTGCAAGTGGAGCAGTGCGACAGTCTTGAGCGTGAGAACGAAACAGCCGTGCTTCACTTACAAAGTGCAGAGGAACGGGAAAGGAGACTGGAACAAGAGGAGCAGCAGGTCGAGGAGGAGCAGAACGCTGACCCAACCCTTTGCCTCCTGCAGGGTGCCCTGTCCAGCCAGGCTGGGATGGAGGGCATGGAAGGTGTTGAGGGAGTCCTTCTAGAGGGGCCTTTTCCTGAAGGTGCCACCCTTCTGTGTATTACAGAGAACCATCCAGATGAACAGACCCAGCAGAGGCTGCTCAAAGACCCTTCTTCTGTCCTATACTATCAGGTAGGTCATGTTGAGACTGCAGCCTTTGAAACACTCCCAGCACAAGTAGAGGAGACGGTGAGTGAAGAAGATGATCCAGAGACGGAGAGTGATCGGCAAAAACAAGAACCCTGCGGGCAGGATTCGGCCAAAAGCTTGTCTGTCGAAGTACCTCCACCTTTCGAGGATGGTGGCGAAGAACAACTTTGTCCAGAACAGGCCTCAAACGACGGGGGATGCCTCGAGACGTGCCTGGCTCTGGATGAAAAGGCAGTACAACTTCCTCCAGAAGTGTAG
- the tfcp2 gene encoding transcription factor CP2 isoform X1: protein MAWALKLPLADEVIESGLVQDFDASLSGIGQELGAGAYSMSDVLALPIFKQEESNLPPESDNKILPFQYVLCAATSPAVKLHDETLTYLNQGQSYEIRMLDNRKMGELPEINGKMVKSIIRVVFHDRRLQYTEHQQLEGWRWNRPGDRILDLDIPMSVGVVDPRANPTQLNTVEFLWDPSKRTSVFIQVHCISTEFTMRKHGGEKGVPFRVQIDTFKENEAGEYTEHLHSASCQIKVFKPKGADRKQKTDREKMEKRAPQEKEKYQPSYETTILTECSPWPEATYVNNSPSPGFNSSHNSFSVNEGNGSPSHQPEPVVQLADLSCHLLTRDSESNQNLLPTATPQEAQQWLHRNRFSPFCRLFSNFSGADLLKLTREDVIQICGPADGIRLFNALKGRVVRPRLTIYVCQESQQAREQQQKHENGDGTSNTFFVYHAIYLEELTAVELTEKLAQLFSISPRQISQIFKQGPTGIHVLVSDEMIQNFQDEMCFVLDTMKAETNDGYHIILK, encoded by the exons ATGGCTTGGGCTCTCAAACTACCTCTGGCCGATGAGGTGATCGAGTCTGGTCTGGTCCAGGACTTTGACGCCAGTCTGTCAGGGATCGGGCAAGAACTTGGAGCTGGTGCATACAGTATGAG TGATGTGCTAGCTCTCCCCATCTTTAAGCAGGAAGAGTCAAATTTACCCCCAGAAAGCGACAATAAAATCCTTCCCTTCCAGTACGTACTGTGTGCCGCCACCTCTCCTGCTGTCAAACTACATGATGAGACACTTACCTACCTCAATCAAG GACAGTCTTATGAGATTCGAATGCTGGACAATCGTAAAATGGGAGAGCTTCCTGAGATCAATGGGAAAATGGTGAAG AGTATTATCCGTGTCGTGTTTCACGACCGCCGGCTTCAGTACACTGAACACCAGCAGCTAGAGGGATGGCGCTGGAACAGACCGGGAGACAGAATCCTTGATTTAG ATATCCCAATGTCGGTAGGGGTGGTCGATCCCAGGGCAAACCCTACACAGCTCAACACTGTGGAGTTCCTCTGGGACCCCTCGAAAAGGACCTCTGTGTTTATTCAG GTCCACTGTATAAGCACAGAGTTCACCATGCGTAAGCATGGAGGAGAGAAGGGAGTGCCGTTCCGTGTTCAAATCGACACTTTCAAGGAGAACGAGGCTGGGGAGTACACTGAGCACCTGCACTCCGCCAGCTGCCAAATCAAAGTTTTTAAG cCTAAAGGTGCAGACAGAAAGCAGAAAACAGACAGAGAAAAAATGGAGAAACGAGCACCGCAGGAAAAGGAGAAATACCAGCCTTCATATGAAACCACTATTCTCACTGAG TGCTCTCCATGGCCTGAGGCTACATATGTCAACAACTCCCCATCACCAGGTTTCAACAGCTCCCACAACAGCTTTTCTGTGAATGAAGG AAATGGTTCACCCAGTCACCAGCCGGAGCCTGTCGTACAGTTAGCAGAT TTGTCGTGCCACCTACTTACAAGAGACAGTGAAAGCAATCAG AATCTGTTGCCCACGGCAACGCCACAGGAAGCACAGCAGTGGCTCCATAGAAACCGTTTTTCCCCATTCTGCCGTCTCTTCTCAAACTTCTCGG GTGCTGATCTGCTAAAGCTGACCCGAGAGGATGTCATCCAGATCTGTGGACCTGCTGATGGCATTCGACTATTTAACGCTCTCAAAGGGCG GGTGGTCCGTCCACGACTCACCATCTATGTGTGCCAGGAGTCCCAACAGGCTCGTGAACAGCAGCAGAAACATGAGAATGGAGACGGGACTAGCAACACTTTTTTCG TGTATCATGCTATCTATCTGGAGGAGTTAACAGCTGTTGAACTGACGGAAAAGTTGGCTCAGCTCTTCAGCATCTCTCCGCGCCAGATCAGTCAGATCTTCAAGCAGGGACCCACTGGTATCCATGTGTTAGTCAGTGATGAG ATGATTCAGAACTTTCAAGATGAGATGTGTTTTGTCCTGGACACAATGAAAG CTGAAACGAACGATGGCTATCACATCATTTTGAAGTGA
- the tfcp2 gene encoding transcription factor CP2 isoform X2, which yields MAWALKLPLADEVIESGLVQDFDASLSGIGQELGAGAYSMSDVLALPIFKQEESNLPPESDNKILPFQYVLCAATSPAVKLHDETLTYLNQGQSYEIRMLDNRKMGELPEINGKMVKSIIRVVFHDRRLQYTEHQQLEGWRWNRPGDRILDLDIPMSVGVVDPRANPTQLNTVEFLWDPSKRTSVFIQVHCISTEFTMRKHGGEKGVPFRVQIDTFKENEAGEYTEHLHSASCQIKVFKPKGADRKQKTDREKMEKRAPQEKEKYQPSYETTILTECSPWPEATYVNNSPSPGFNSSHNSFSVNEGNGSPSHQPEPVVQLADNLLPTATPQEAQQWLHRNRFSPFCRLFSNFSGADLLKLTREDVIQICGPADGIRLFNALKGRVVRPRLTIYVCQESQQAREQQQKHENGDGTSNTFFVYHAIYLEELTAVELTEKLAQLFSISPRQISQIFKQGPTGIHVLVSDEMIQNFQDEMCFVLDTMKAETNDGYHIILK from the exons ATGGCTTGGGCTCTCAAACTACCTCTGGCCGATGAGGTGATCGAGTCTGGTCTGGTCCAGGACTTTGACGCCAGTCTGTCAGGGATCGGGCAAGAACTTGGAGCTGGTGCATACAGTATGAG TGATGTGCTAGCTCTCCCCATCTTTAAGCAGGAAGAGTCAAATTTACCCCCAGAAAGCGACAATAAAATCCTTCCCTTCCAGTACGTACTGTGTGCCGCCACCTCTCCTGCTGTCAAACTACATGATGAGACACTTACCTACCTCAATCAAG GACAGTCTTATGAGATTCGAATGCTGGACAATCGTAAAATGGGAGAGCTTCCTGAGATCAATGGGAAAATGGTGAAG AGTATTATCCGTGTCGTGTTTCACGACCGCCGGCTTCAGTACACTGAACACCAGCAGCTAGAGGGATGGCGCTGGAACAGACCGGGAGACAGAATCCTTGATTTAG ATATCCCAATGTCGGTAGGGGTGGTCGATCCCAGGGCAAACCCTACACAGCTCAACACTGTGGAGTTCCTCTGGGACCCCTCGAAAAGGACCTCTGTGTTTATTCAG GTCCACTGTATAAGCACAGAGTTCACCATGCGTAAGCATGGAGGAGAGAAGGGAGTGCCGTTCCGTGTTCAAATCGACACTTTCAAGGAGAACGAGGCTGGGGAGTACACTGAGCACCTGCACTCCGCCAGCTGCCAAATCAAAGTTTTTAAG cCTAAAGGTGCAGACAGAAAGCAGAAAACAGACAGAGAAAAAATGGAGAAACGAGCACCGCAGGAAAAGGAGAAATACCAGCCTTCATATGAAACCACTATTCTCACTGAG TGCTCTCCATGGCCTGAGGCTACATATGTCAACAACTCCCCATCACCAGGTTTCAACAGCTCCCACAACAGCTTTTCTGTGAATGAAGG AAATGGTTCACCCAGTCACCAGCCGGAGCCTGTCGTACAGTTAGCAGAT AATCTGTTGCCCACGGCAACGCCACAGGAAGCACAGCAGTGGCTCCATAGAAACCGTTTTTCCCCATTCTGCCGTCTCTTCTCAAACTTCTCGG GTGCTGATCTGCTAAAGCTGACCCGAGAGGATGTCATCCAGATCTGTGGACCTGCTGATGGCATTCGACTATTTAACGCTCTCAAAGGGCG GGTGGTCCGTCCACGACTCACCATCTATGTGTGCCAGGAGTCCCAACAGGCTCGTGAACAGCAGCAGAAACATGAGAATGGAGACGGGACTAGCAACACTTTTTTCG TGTATCATGCTATCTATCTGGAGGAGTTAACAGCTGTTGAACTGACGGAAAAGTTGGCTCAGCTCTTCAGCATCTCTCCGCGCCAGATCAGTCAGATCTTCAAGCAGGGACCCACTGGTATCCATGTGTTAGTCAGTGATGAG ATGATTCAGAACTTTCAAGATGAGATGTGTTTTGTCCTGGACACAATGAAAG CTGAAACGAACGATGGCTATCACATCATTTTGAAGTGA